A stretch of Malassezia japonica chromosome 6, complete sequence DNA encodes these proteins:
- a CDS encoding uncharacterized protein (TransMembrane:7 (o6-33i76-99o119-141i153-174o180-197i204-222o228-246i); EggNog:ENOG503NUXY; COG:S): protein MWVGIFLGGVLITFLMMYRVRGAMIIGIILVAVSSWPRGSDGDDNWNFFKQVATWHNISPVGPQNINWTGYNTGKAWLALITFLYIDLLDTTGTLYAMATQARLVDERTGDFEGSATAYMADAISISAGSLLGCSPCTAFIESASGIAEGGRTGITALVIAFWFFMSLFFAPIFSSLPPWATGSVLVIVGSMMMHSVTEINWGYLGDSLPAFLTIIGIPFMYNIAYGLITGIISYVILNVGPWLILKATRGRVVPAGWYTDREPWGVAPSRFIMSDLETKSMNGFQKFAVKSSIFPPWLKKLIMGRKQFWKLTDEEVEDYLEGRRETERRIAQREARRFADREERRHALPPLDEEVPALMEHSEKPSTPY from the exons ATGTGGGTAGGCATCTTCCTTGGTGGCGTCCTGATTACGTTTCTTATGATGTACCGCGTCCGTGGTGCAATGATCATTGGCATTATTCTTGTCGCTGTCTCGTCCTGGCCGCGCGGTTC TGACGGAGACGATAACTGGAACTTCTTCAAGCAAGTCGCAACATGGCACAATATCAGCCCTGTGGGCCCACAAAATATTAATTGGACGGGCTATAATACTGGAAAGGCATGGCTTGCTTTGATCACTTTCTTGTATATCGACTTGCTGGACACGACCGGTACGCTGTATGCGATGGCTACTCAGGCACGTCTAGTCGACGAGCGGACGGGCGATTTTGAAGGAAGTGCTACCGCCTACATGGCCGATGCCATTTCTATTTCGGCTGGAAGTCTTCTTGGATGTTCGCCGTGCACGGCGTTCATCGAGAGTGCTTCGGGTATCGCCGAAGGTGGCCGTACCGGCATTACTGCGTTGGTCATTGCGTTCTGGTTCTTCATGTCGCTTTTCTTTGCACCCATCTTCTCCTCGCTCCCTCCTTGGGCCACTGGCTCTGTATTGGTGATTGTCGGCTCGATGATGATGCACAGCGTAACGGAGATCAATTGGGGTTATCTTGGCGACTCGCTGCCTGCCTTTTTAACCATTATCGGTATCCCGTTCATGTACAACATTGCCTATGGTCTCATCACGGGCATCATTTCTTACGTTATTTTGAACGTCGGGCCCTGGCTGATTCTCAAAGCGACGCGGGGGCGAGTCGTTCCTGCGGGATGGTACACCGACCGCGAACCCTGGGGCGTTGCACCAAGCCGGTTCATCATGTCCGATTTGGAGACCAAAAGCATGAACGGCTTCCAAAAGTTTGCTGTGAAGAGTAGCATCTTCCCCCCCTGGCTCAAGAAACTAATTATGGGCCGGAAGCAGTTCTGGAAGTTGACCGACGAGGAGGTCGAGGACTACCTCGAGGGCCGGCGCGAGACGGAGCGTCGTATTGCGCAACGTGAAGCGCGACGCTTTGCGGATCGCGAAGAGCGCCGCCACGCCCTTCCCCCCTTGGACGAGGAAGTTCCTGCGCTGATGGAGCACTCCGAGAAGCCCTCCACGCCATACTAG
- a CDS encoding uncharacterized protein (MEROPS:MER0003909; EggNog:ENOG503NV61; COG:O; BUSCO:EOG09260DFH): MTDVSEYGNFRRLAREPLKYAPDITVEKWKSTKSGLTVLWANFESPLLNAYITVASEIFNDSGVPHTLEHLVFLGSEQYPYKGVLDSLANRAFAQGTNAWTANDHTAYTLTTAGADGFLRMLPVYCDHVFYPTLTHDGFVTEVYHVNPKFEDAGVVYSEMQGRENSPADLMELKTQRMLYPRSSAYRSETGGLMSALRVLTIDDIRKYHHQYYVPYNTAMVICGPLEHEKLFATLAEIEARFEAKASALGEHGPPGWKRPFMETPSRVPPVIDGSMIVQEGVDDAEMPADGTLCRRRRMVQLDFPETDESVGEVQISYVGPRLEDKQALQALDVLGTYLSDSAVSPLQRTFVEIDQPLCTDIYMANDERAGASILSISFSSVPKAELEAMDVKLVMLLKEVAANMDMERMRTVLRRERLRLLSHLEMRPADCFSDVLIHEFLYGKLDGSELKTSLDDMHRFDVLDTYTADDWAKILIDNLVANPRVVVIGRPSTKLVQQIKAETKERIAKRKEAMGPQGQQELEATLQAARKANDQPIPDRMLEDFAIPPSDSISWIPVATARTGPEVPGVPLVLPNATEKDRAVQAHVDRDGVVPPFFIQYDQIHSKFVMLTLVFGTESVPQALRPFLTLYLSTLFSLPVTRLDGSGEQLNYEAVVKALDEDVLEYDAAIGLGSSFSETIAVEFKVEASQYETGIAWLRDLLWGSEFSLERLRVAAAKLAQSLPEQKRDGRAVSWALSRSMLFSECDSTSLANSILMQARIVPEIVTMLHQSPDRVLEKFEVIRRTLLHPDALRVSVSGDILSLSAPNRPWVEMFARPEWLPTPPRPHALPWARDVVNSVGVHPARKGTLCALSSIESSFAVFTARGIPEYHDPDYAALVVTITVLNAMESFLWRFIRGAGLAYGATIRNDPEAQHIHFTLFRSPNSAKAFIEGRKVIQALASESGKLEDGTVLRVDETTLESAKSSLHYSVADSEGTVGSAALESFLDAVIKRAGKGRGHRMLAEANRVTLEDVQRCLTKYVLPLFDPATSVCAVACSPSAEDDILEQLSTIGYDMQKVEMPSTANGSDSEESSDSGSYDSDSESGSV, encoded by the coding sequence ATGACGGACGTGAGTGAGTACGGCAACTttcggcggctcgcgcgcgagccgctcaAGTACGCCCCCGACATCACTGTGGAAAAATGGAAGAGCACCAAGTCGGGCCTGACTGTGCTCTGGGCAAACTTTGAGAGCCCGCTACTGAATGCGTACATcacggtcgcgagcgagatCTTTAATGACAGTGGTGTGCCGCATACACTGGAGCACCTCGTGTtcctcggcagcgagcaGTACCCGTACAAAggcgtgctcgactcgCTTGCGAACCGTGCCTTTGCGCAAGGAACAAACGCCTGGACGGCGAACGACCACACTGCGTACACGCTCACCACGGCAGGTGCTGACGGTTTCCTGCGTATGCTGCCCGTGTACTGCGACCATGTCTTTTACCCTACTCTTACGCACGACGGCTTCGTGACCGAAGTGTACCATGTGAACCCCAAGTTTGAGGACGCGGGTGTGGTCTACTCCGAGATGCAAGGCCGTGAGAACTCGCCGGCAGACCTCATGGAACTCaagacgcagcgcatgctTTACCCTCGCAGCAGTGCCTATCGCAGCGAGACCGGCGGCCTGAtgtcggcgctgcgtgtgctgACGATTGATGATATCCGGAAGTACCATCACCAGTACTATGTGCCGTACAACACTGCGATGGTGATTTGTGGTCCCCTTGAGCACGAGAAGCTCTTTGCGACactcgccgagatcgaggcgcgTTTTGAGGCCAAGGCTTCggccctcggcgagcacggccCCCCCGGCTGGAAGCGGCCGTTTATGGAGACGCCCTCGCGCGTTCCGCCCGTGATTGACGGCTCGATGATTGTCCAAGAAGGGGTGGACGACGCAGAGATGCCCGCGGACGGCACGCTgtgccgtcgccggcgcatgGTCCAGCTCGACTTTCCCGAGACGGACGAGTCGGTGGGCGAGGTGCAGATCTCGTATGTGGGCCCGCGCCTTGAGGAcaagcaggcgctgcaagCGCTCGATGTGCTCGGCACCTACCtgagcgactcggcggTGAGCCCACTGCAGCGGACCTTTGTCGAGATCGACCAGCCTCTATGCACTGACATTTACATGGCGAATGACGAACGTGCTGGTGCGTCGATCCTCTCCATCTCCTTTAGCAGCGtgcccaaggccgagctcgaggcgatggacgTAAAGCTCGTGATGCTGCTCAAAGAAGTCGCCGCCAACATGGATAtggagcgcatgcgcacggtgctgcgtcgcgagcgtTTGCGCCTGCTGAGCCACCTCGAGATGCGCCCTGCGGACTGCTTCTCGGACGTGCTTATCCACGAGTTCCTCTATGGCAAGCTGGACGGCAGCGAGCTCAAgacgtcgctcgacgacatGCACCGcttcgacgtgctcgacacCTACACGGCCGACGACTGGGCCAAGATCCTGATCGACAACCTCGTGGCGAATCCCCGTGTGGTGGTGATTGGCCGCCCCTCGACGAAGCTTGTGCAGCAGATCAAGGCCGAGACGAAGGAGCGTATCGCGaagcgcaaagaggcgATGGGCCCCCAAGGCCAGcaagagctcgaggcgacgctGCAGGCGGCACGCAAAGCGAACGACCAGCCGATCCCCGATCGGATGCTCGAGGACTTTGCGATCCCGCCCAGCGACTCGATCTCGTGGATCCCGgtggcgacggcgcgcaccggcccCGAGGTCCCCGGTGTGCCGCTTGTGCTCCCCAACGCCACCGAGAAAGAccgcgcggtgcaggcgcacgtcgaccgTGACGGCGTCGTGCCTCCCTTCTTTATCCAGTACGACCAGATCCACTCCAAGTTTGTGATGCTGACGCTCGTCTTTGGCACGGAGTCGGTCCcccaggcgctgcgtcccTTTTTGACGCTTTATCTTTCTACCCTCTTTTCGCTGCCTGtcacgcgcctcgacggctCGGGCGAGCAGCTGAACTACGAGGCGGTggtcaaggcgctcgacgaagACGTGCTCGAGTACGATGCGGCGATCGGTCTCGGCTCGAGCTTCTCCGAGACGATTGCGGTGGAATTCAAGGTCGAGGCGTCGCAGTACGAGACGGGTATTGCCTGGCTACGCGACCTCTTGTGGGGCAGCGAGTTttcgctcgagcgcctgcgtgtCGCCGCGGCAAAGCTCGCGCAGTCGCTCCCCGAGCAGAAGCGCGACGGGCGTGCCGTTTCGTGGGcgctctcgcgctcgatgcTCTTTTCCGAGTGCGACTCGACGAGCCTCGCTAATTCGATTCTGAtgcaggcgcgcatcgtcccCGAGATTGTCACGATGCTGCACCAGAGCCCCGACCGCGTGCTGGAGAAGTTTGAGGTGATCCGGCGCACTCTCCTGCACcccgatgcgctgcgcgtgtcgGTGTCGGGCGACATTCTTTCGCTCTCTGCCCCCAACCGCCCGTGGGTCGAGATGTTTGCGCGCCCCGAGTGGCTGCCGACGCCCCCACGCCCCCACGCGCTGCCGTGGGCGCGCGATGTGGTGAACAGTGTCGGTGTGCACCCCGCGCGCAAAGGCACGCTCTGTGCGCTCTCCTCGATCGAGAGCTCGTTTGCGGTGTTtaccgcgcgcggcatccCCGAGTACCACGACCCCGACTatgcggcgctggtcgTGACGATCACTGTGCTGAATGCGATGGAGTCGTTCCTGTGGCGCTTTATCCGTGGCGCCGGCCTGgcgtacggcgcgacgaTCCGCAACGaccccgaggcgcagcacatCCACTTTACGCTCTTCCGCTCGCCGAACTCGGCCAAGGCCTTTATCGAAGGGCGCAAGGTCATCCAGGCGCTTgcgagcgagtcgggcaAGCTTGAAGACGGCACGGTGCTGCGCGTGGACGAGACGACGCTCGAGAGTGCCAAGTCGTCGCTGCACTACAGTGTCGCGGATTCCGAAGGCACGgtcggctcggcggcgctcgagtcgttcctcgacgcggtgaTCAAGCGCGCGGGCAAAGGGCGCGGCCACCgcatgctcgccgaggcgaacCGCGTGACGCTGGAGGACGTGCAGCGGTGCTTAACCAAGTACGTCCTGCCCCTCTTTGATCCCGCGACGTCGGTGTGCGCCGTGGCCTGCTCGCCCTCTGCCGAGGACGATATCCTGGAGCAGCTCAGTACGATTGGGTACGACATGCAAAAGGTTGAGATGCCAAGCACCGCCAACGGTTCCGACTCGGAGGAGAGCTCGGATTCAGGTAGCTACGACTCGGACAGTGAGTCTGGGTCTGTTTAG
- the SPE2 gene encoding adenosylmethionine decarboxylase (BUSCO:EOG09263LNF; COG:T; EggNog:ENOG503NUFX) — protein sequence MDLEASAVAAEAQWNDTDASHLDVTDLSGPFEGPEKLLELWFAPSVMELPECADYAANGAPVGRVGLRRVPRSTWEGMLDLVKCKTLSVETSAEMDAYLLSESSMFVYPHKIVLKTCGTTTLLLGLDRLLRIAKTALFDDESVQYGSSVSSTVLSQAVATDVEPKQLGATVYRCFYSRKSFMFPEKQQGPHRDWMLETELLDKYFENGAAYTVGKMNGDHWLLYMAAHDAPAHDGPAPPQRANSADMTLEILMTELSAKARKQFVFDVLPDGRTALSNGQVPDIGAALDHGHALGKELSSHIGLSHLFPSTQLDAFAFEPCGYSANALVPACPAHSAGYWTVHVTPEDGSSYASFETNIALDCDEPSAAEAQQPHAAHVHTLVQRVVDMFEPGSFTLTLFVSDEGTDASPLRMLELEHYRKSDRILYEFEGYNLLFLSFQRT from the coding sequence ATGGATCTCGAGGCGAGTGCGgtggccgccgaggcgcagtgGAACGACAcggacgcgtcgcaccTTGACGTGACGGACCTCTCTGGTCCTTTCGAGGGGCCTGAGAAGCTCCTGGAGCTGTGGTTCGCGCCGTCCGTGATGGAGCTGCCCGAGTGCGCAGACTACGCCGCGAACGGCGCACCGGTCGGCCGTGTgggcctgcggcgcgtgccgcgcagcacctgGGAAGGCATGCTAGACCTGGTCAAGTGCAAGACGCTGAGCGTGGAGACGAGCGCAGAGATGGATGCGTACCTGCTCAGTGAATCGTCCATGTTTGTATACCCCCACAAGATTGTGCTCAAGACATGTGGCACGACGACGCTCCTCCTGggcctcgaccgcctgctgcgcatcgccaagacggcgctctttgacgaCGAGAGTGTGCAGTATGGCTCGTccgtctcgagcaccgTGCTCTCCCAGGCGGTCGCAACCGACGTCGAGCccaagcagctcggcgcgacggtCTACCGCTGCTTTTACTCGCGCAAGAGCTTCATGTTCCCGGAGAAGCAGCAGGGGCCGCACCGCGACTGGATGCTCGAGACAGAACTCCTCGACAAGTACTTTGAGAACGGTGCGGCGTACACGGTCGGCAAGATGAACGGCGACCACTGGCTCCTCTACATggccgcgcacgatgcTCCGGCGCACGATggcccggcgccgccgcagcgggcAAACAGCGCCGACATGACGCTTGAAATCCTCATGACTGAGCtctcggccaaggcgcgcaagcagTTTGTCTTTGACGTGCTCCCAGACGGCCGGACGGCGCTGTCCAACGGCCAGGTGCCGGACattggcgcggcgctcgaccacggccacgcgctcggcaaggagctcTCGAGCCACATTGGTCTCTCGCACCTCTTTCCcagcacgcagctcgacgcctTCGCGTTTGAGCCGTGCGGCTACTCGGCCAACGCTCTGGTGCCGGCATGCCCGGCGCACTCGGCCGGCTACTGGACGGTGCACGTCACGCCGGAGGACGGCAGCAGCTACGCGAGCTTTGAGACGAACATTGCGCTCGACTGCGACGagccgtcggccgccgaggcgcaacagccgcacgccgcacacgTCCACACGCTCGTTCAGCGTGTCGTGGACATGTTTGAGCCGGGGAGCTTTACGCTGACGCTCTTTGTGTCGGACGAGGGCacggacgcgtcgccgctgcgcatgctcgagctcgagcactACCGCAAGAGCGACCGCATTCTATACGAGTTCGAGGGGTACAACCTTTTGTTCCTCTCTTTCCAACGGACGTAG